Proteins encoded by one window of Glycine soja cultivar W05 chromosome 15, ASM419377v2, whole genome shotgun sequence:
- the LOC114386446 gene encoding outer envelope protein 80, chloroplastic-like produces MFRNDDVCIVSSSIKIPLPYISKRPTCPLRTAHSHIANATNSIAQLVNSFTSHSTELTRSVLQKSSLLCSATLSLTGDLERKCPIRRLASLSLAEEAQQKARQNEERVLISEVLVRNKDGEELERKDLEAEAAQALKACRPNSALTVREVQEDVHRIINSGYFSSCMPVAVDTRDGIRLVFQVEPNQEFQGLVCEGANVLPAKFLEDSMRDGYGKIINLRRLDEALSSINNWYMERGLFAMVSAVEILSGGILRLQVSEAEVDNISIRFLDRKTGETTMGKTKPETILRQITTKKGQVYSMLEGKRDVETVLTMGIMEDVSIIPQPADTGKVDLVMNVVERPSGGFSAGGGISSGITNGPLRGLIGSFAYSHRNVFGKNQKLNISLERGQIDSVYRINYTDPWIQGDDKRTSRTIMIQNSRTPGTIVHGNADGNGSLTIGRITGGIEFSRPIRPKWSGTVGLVFQHAGVRDEQGIPIIKDCYSSPLTASGNTHDDTLLAKLETVYTGSGDHGSSMFVLNMEKGLPLLPEWLSFTRVNARARKGVEIGPARLHLSISGGHVVGNFSPYEAFAIGGTNSVRGYEEGSVGSGRSYVVGSGEVSFPVYGPVEGVIFSDYGTDLGSGPTVPGDPAGARKKPGSGYGYGFGIRVESPLGPLRLEYAFNDKQDKRFHFGVGHRN; encoded by the exons ATGTTTCGAAACGACGACGTTTGCATAGTTTCCTCTTCCATCAAAATCCCTCTTCCTTACATTTCCAAACGCCCTACCTGTCCTCTGCGAACCGCGCATTCTCACATCGCCAACGCCACTAACTCGATTGCGCAACTCGTTAACTCCTTCACCTCTCACTCCACCGAGTTGACTCGCTCCGTTCTGCAAAAATCGTCGCTCCTGTGCTCAGCAACGCTGTCCTTAACCGGCGACCTggagagaaaatgtccgattcggCGTTTGGCGTCGCTGTCTCTGGCGGAGGAAGCACAGCAGAAGGCTCGGCAGAATGAGGAGAGAGTGCTGATAAGCGAAGTGTTGGTTCGAAACAAAGACGGCGAGGAATTGGAGAGGAAGGACCTCGAGGCAGAAGCGGCGCAAGCTCTCAAGGCTTGTCGACCTAACTCGGCTCTCACAGTGCGCGAGGTGCAAGAGGATGTGCATCGCATCATCAACAGTGGATATTTTTCGTCGTGCATGCCGGTTGCGGTTGATACGCGCGACGGTATCCGATTAGTATTTCAG GTAGAGCCAAATCAAGAGTTCCAAGGGTTGGTATGCGAAGGAGCTAATGTTCTTCCGGCTAAATTTTTAGAGGACTCGATGCGAGATGGATACG GAAAGATTATCAATTTGAGACGATTGGATGAAGCATTATCTTCCATTAATAACTGGTACATGGAACGTGGTCTTTTTGCCATG GTTTCAGCTGTTGAGATTCTCTCTGGGGGTATTCTGAGATTACAAGTTTCAGAGGCCGAGGTCGATAATATTTCCATACGGTTTCTTGACAGGAAGAC AGGTGAGACTACTATGGGGAAGACAAAGCCTGAAACAATACTTAGGCAAATTACAACCAAGAAAGGACAG GTCTACAGCATGCTTGAGGGAAAAAGAGACGTAGAAACTGTATTAACTATGGGAATCATGGAAGATGTTAGCATTATTCCCCAACCAGCTG ATACAGGGAAGGTTGATTTGGTGATGAATGTGGTGGAACGTCCCAGTGGAGGATTTTCTGCTGGTGGTGGGATATCAAGTGG GATTACAAATGGTCCACTAAGAGGGCTTATTGGAag CTTTGCCTATTCTCATAGAAATGTTTTTGGTAAAAACCAGAAGCTCAATATTTCCTTAGAGAGGGGCCAGATTGACTCAGTCTATCGCATAAATTACACAGACCCTTGGATTCAAGGAGATGATAAACGAACATCTAGAACAATAATGATTCAG AATTCAAGAACACCTGGAACCATTGTTCATGGTAATGCAGATGGTAATGGTAGCCTGACCATTGGCCGCATCACAGGTGGTATAGAGTTTAGTCGACCAATCAGGCCAAAGTGGAGCGGAACAGTGGGACTTGTTTTCCAG CATGCCGGAGTACGTGATGAGCAAGGTATTCCTATCATTAAGGATTGTTACAGCAGTCCTCTTACTGCAAG TGGCAATACCCATGATGATACATTGCTTGCTAAACTTGAGACTGTTTACACTGGTTCTGGCGACCATGGATCTTCTATG TTTGTCCTTAACATGGAAAAGGGACTTCCTCTTTTGCCTGAATGGTTGTCCTTCACTAGGGTGAATGCACGTGCCAGGAAGGGTGTTGAGATAGGTCCTGCTCGCCTTCATTTAAG TATCTCTGGTGGTCACGTGGTGGGAAATTTCTCTCCCTATGAAGCTTTTGCCATTGGTGGAACAAACAGTGTGAGAGGCTATGAAGAAGGTAGTGTGGGCTCTGGTCGTTCGTATGTTGTTGGCTCAGGAGAAGTTTCTTTCCCCGTG TACGGGCCAGTAGAAGGTGTTATATTTTCTGACTATGGAACTGATCTTGGATCAGGCCCAACTGTACCTG gtgACCCTGCTGGAGCAAGGAAGAAGCCTGGCAGTGGATACGGCTATGGGTTTGGCATACGTGTGGAATCACCTTTGGGTCCTTTGCGTCTTGAATATGCCTTTAACGACAAGCAAGACAAGAGGTTTCACTTTGGAGTTGGGCATAGAAACTAA
- the LOC114386447 gene encoding uncharacterized protein LOC114386447 — protein MNSSGLGGGFLSGPSGEILDLESPFHRQQHTQLGHPSITGQQHMNMMSGLESDHPIGLIEVKSLNAALNFGKGKAVAPSNSNELSEEDEPSYAEEGNCENLDGGKSKKGSPWQRMKWTDNVVRLLITVVSCVGDDGTIGGMDCHKRKSGVLQKKGKWKTVSKIMIGKGCHVSPQQCEDKFNDLNKRYKRLNDILGRGTCCQVVENPVLMDSMPNLSAKMKDDVRKILSSKHLFYKEMCAYHNGQRIPNSHELDLQGYSLEHGRDSRDNNGSEDEDEDNNDSEDDESDDEININAHEDGGRMQQLCDRNKLSEEDVHFGPQTSRMDKFEVEMARVFQDPTKSLHEQREWIKIQMLQLQEQNISYQAQALELEKQRLKWLRYCSKKDRELEKLRLENKRMKLENERRILKLKQKELEADFSTSEMSLDPASLGINRPQGREHISLGRQQ, from the coding sequence ATGAACAGTTCGGGTTTGGGTGGTGGTTTTTTGTCTGGTCCCAGCGGGGAGATTTTGGACTTGGAATCTCCATTTCACAGACAGCAGCACACCCAATTGGGTCATCCATCAATAACTGGTCAACAGCACATGAATATGATGAGTGGTCTTGAAAGTGATCACCCCATTGGCCTAATTGAAGTGAAAAGTTTGAATGCGGCATTGAATTTTGGTAAAGGAAAGGCAGTCGCTCCTTCCAATAGTAATGAGTTGAGTGAAGAAGATGAGCCTAGCTATGCAGAAGAAGGGAATTGTGAGAACCTGGATGGTGGGAAGAGCAAAAAGGGGTCACCTTGGCAGCGAATGAAGTGGACAGACAATGTGGTTAGGCTTCTGATAACAGTGGTGAGTTGTGTGGGTGATGATGGCACAATTGGTGGCATGGATTGTCATAAAAGGAAATCTGGGGTTTTACAAAAGAAGGGCAAGTGGAAAACGGTCTCCAAGATAATGATAGGCAAGGGTTGCCATGTGTCGCCGCAGCAGTGTGAGGACAAGTTCAATGACTTAAATAAGAGATACAAGAGGTTAAATGACATACTTGGAAGGGGAACTTGTTGTCAGGTGGTTGAGAATCCTGTGCTGATGGATTCAATGCCTAACCTGTCAGCTAAGATGAAGGATGACGTTAGGAAGATATTGAGCTCAAAGCACTTGTTTTATAAGGAGATGTGTGCTTACCATAATGGGCAAAGGATACCAAACTCTCATGAACTTGATTTACAGGGTTATTCTCTAGAGCATGGGAGAGACTCCAGAGATAATAatggatctgaggatgaagatgaggataacaatgatagtgagGATGATGAGTCAGATgatgaaattaatattaatgcACATGAGGATGGGGGGAGGATGCAGCAGCTATGTGATAGAAATAAGTTAAGTGAGGAGGATGTCCATTTTGGTCCACAAACTTCTCGGATGGATAAATTTGAGGTTGAAATGGCAAGGGTTTTTCAAGACCCCACAAAGTCATTGCATGAACAAAGAGAGTGGATTAAGATCCAGATGCTACAGCTTCAAGAGCAAAATATCAGCTACCAAGCCCAAGCTCTTGAACTTGAGAAACAACGGCTTAAGTGGTTAAGATATTGCAGCAAGAAGGACAGGGAGCTGGAGAAGCTGAGGTTGGAGAACAAAAGAATGAAATTAGAAAATGAGCGCAGGATCTTGAAACTGAAGCAGAAAGAGCTTGAGGCAGATTTCAGTACATCTGAGATGTCTTTAGACCCTGCCTCTCTTGGAATCAACCGGCCACAAGGGAGGGAACATATCAGCTTAGGCAGACAACAATAG
- the LOC114388054 gene encoding proline-rich protein 36-like: protein MGTSAGPRHWPQLIYTLAFCLIAVSVVAGHDNPYYASPPFNEELPPCHHLPPPPPFPSPPPPYIYKFPPPTSPSPPPPCVYKSLPPPSPSPPPPYIYKFPPLTSPSTPPPSVYKSPPPPSPSPPPSNVYKSPSPPSPSPQPPYVYKSPPPPSLSPPPPYYNKSSPPPSPLPLPPYVYKSPPSQFPSPPSPYTYKSPPLPSPSPPPPYIYKSPPSPSPSPPPPYIYKSPPSPSSSPPPPYTNKSPPPPSPSPPPPYIYKSPPSPSPSPPPPYIYKTPPSPSSSPPPPYTNKSPPPPSPSPPPPYIYKSPPSPSSSPPPPYTNKSPPPPSPSPPPPYTNKSPPSQSPSPPPPYTNKSPPSQSPSPPPPYTYKSPPLPSPSPPPPYIYKSPPLPSPSPPPPYIYKSPPSQSPSPPSPYTYKTPPLPSPSPSPPYIYKSPPSQSPLPPSPYTYKSPPPSFPSPPPPYIYKSPPSPSSTPPPPYNNKSPPPPSPSPPPPYTNKSPPPPSPSPPSPYIYKSFPPPSPSPSSPPLPSPSPPPPYIYKSFPPPSPSPPPPYIYKSPPSPSSSPPSPYTYKSPPLASPSPPPPYKSPPSQSPSPPSPYTYKSPPLPSPSPPPPYIYKSPPSQSPSPPSPYTYKSPPLPSPSPPPPYIYKSPPSQSPSPPSPYTYKSPPPPPPPYIYKSPPSPSPSPPSPYTYKSPPLPSPSPPPPYIYKSPPSPSPSPPLPYIYKSPPPPSPSPPSPYTYKSPPPPSPSPPSPPLPSPSPPPPYIYKSPPSPSPSPPSPYTYKSPPLPSPSPPPPYKSPPTQSLSPPSSYTYKSPPPPSPSPPSPYIYKSPPSPSPSPPSPYIYKSPPLPSPSPPPPYIYKSPPSPSPSPPPPYIYKSPPPPSPSPPSPPLPSPSPPPPYIYKSPPSPSPSPPSPYTYKSPPLPSSSPPPPYKSPPTQSPSPPSSYTYKSPPPPSPSPPSPYIYKSPPSPSPSPPSPYIYKSPPLPSSSPPPPYIYKSPPSPSPSPPPPYIYKSPPPPSPSPPSPPLPSPSPPPPYIYKSPPSPPSPYTYKSPPLPSSSPPPPYKSPPSQSPSPPSPYTYKSPPLPSPSPPPPYIYKSPPLPSPSPPPPYIYKSPPSQSLSPPSPYTYKSPPLPSPSPPPPYIYKSPPSQSPSPPSPYTYKSPPPPSPSPPPPYIYKSPPSPSPSPPPPYIYKSPPSPSPSPPSPYTYKSPPPPSPSSPPPYIYKSPPSPPSPYTYKSPPLPSPSPPPPYIYKSPPSPSPSTPSPYTYKSPPPPSPSPPPPYIYKSFPSPPPPYIYKSPPSPSLSPPSPYTYKSPPLPSPSPPSPYIYKSPPSPSPSPPPPYIYKSPPSPSSSPPPPYTNKSPPPPSPSPPPPYIYKSFPPPSPSPPPPYIYKYPPSSSSSPPFPYTNKSPPSPFPSPPPPYTYKSPPLASPSPPPPYIYKSPSSPSQSPPPPYTYKSPPSPSSSPPFPYVYKSPPSPSPSPPPPYTYKSPPLPSPSPPPPYIYKSPPSPFSSPPPPYVYKSPPLPSPSPPPPYIYKSPSSPSQSPPPPYTYKSPSPPSPLPPSPYVFKSPPSPSSSPPSPYTYKSPPLPSLSPPPPYIYKSPSSPSQSPPPPYTYKSPSPPSPTPPSPYVYKSPPPSSPSPPPPYIYKSPPSPFSSPPPPYTYKSLPLPSPSPPPPSIYKSPPSPFPSPPPPYTYKSPLPPSPSPPPPYTYKSPPSPSSSPPRPYTYKSPTPSSPSPPPPYIYKSPPSSFSSPPPPYTYKSPLPPSPSPPPPYTYKSPPSPSSSPPPPYTYKSPPSPSPSPPAPYIYKSPPSPPPPYIYKSPSPPPPYIYKSPPSPSPSPPAPYIYKSPSTPPPYIYKSPPSPSPSPPAPYIYKSPPSPSSSPPAPYIYKSPSPPSPSPPPPYIYKSPPLPSSSPPPPYIYKSSPSPFSSPPAPYIYKSPSTPPPYIYKSPPSPSPSPPAPYIYKSPPSPFLSTPAPYIYKSPSPPPPYIYKSPPSPFSSPPAPYIYKSPPSPFSSPPAPYIYKSPPSPFSSPPAPYIYKSPPSPSPSPPAPYIYKSPPSPFPSPPAPYIYKSPPSPPAPYIYKSPPSPPPYIYKFPPSPSSSPPAPYIYKSPPSPFLSPPAPYIYKSASPPPPYIYKSPSSPSPSPPAPYIYKSPTPPSSSPPPPYIYKSPPSPSPLPRTPYIYKSPPPTSPSTPPPYIYKSPPPTPPATIY from the coding sequence ATGGGAACTTCAGCAGGGCCGAGGCATTGGCCTCAACTCATCTATACGTTGGCATTTTGCCTAATTGCTGTCAGTGTTGTCGCTGGTCATGATAATCCTTACTATGCCTCTCCACCATTTAATGAAGAACTCCCACCCTGCCATCACCTTCCACCTCCACCACCGTTCCCATCACCACCCCCTCCATATATCTATAAGTTTCCCCCACCTACATCACCTTCACCACCACCTCCATGTGTCTACAAGTCTCTCCCACCACCATCTCCATCACCTCCCCCTCCTTATATCTATAAGTTTCCTCCACTCACATCACCTTCAACACCACCTCCTAGTGTCTACAAGTCTCCCCCACCACCATCTCCATCACCACCCCCTTCTAATGTTTACAAGTCTCCTTCACCTCCATCCCCCTCACCACAACCTCCTTATGTCTATAAATCTCCTCCGCCTCCATCTCTCTCACCGCCCCCTCCGTATTACAACAAATCTTCTCCCCCACCATCTCCATTACCTCTCCCCCCTTATGTCTACAAGTCTCCTCCATCACAATTCCCATCACCACCCTCTCCTTATACTTATAAGTCTCCTCCACTACCATCTCCATCACCACCCCCTCCTTATATTTACAAGTCTCCTCCATCACCATCCCCATCACCACCCCCTCCTTATATCTACAAGTCTCCTCCATCACCATCCTCATCACCACCCCCTCCTTATACTAACaagtctcctccaccaccatcCCCATCACCACCCCCTCCTTATATCTACAAGTCTCCTCCATCACCATCCCCATCACCACCCCCTCCTTATATCTACAAGACTCCTCCATCACCATCCTCATCACCACCCCCTCCTTATACTAACaagtctcctccaccaccatcCCCATCACCACCCCCTCCTTATATCTACAAGTCTCCTCCATCACCATCCTCATCACCACCCCCTCCTTATACTAACaagtctcctccaccaccatcCCCATCACCACCCCCTCCATATACTAACAAGTCTCCTCCATCACAATCCCCATCACCACCCCCTCCTTATACTAACAAGTCTCCTCCATCACAATCCCCATCACCACCCCCTCCTTATACTTACAAGTCTCCTCCACTACCATCTCCATCACCACCCCCTCCTTATATCTACAAGTCTCCTCCACTACCATCTCCATCACCACCTCCTCCTTATATCTACAAGTCTCCTCCATCACAATCTCCATCACCACCCTCTCCTTATACTTACAAGACTCCCCCATTACCATCTCCATCACCATCCCCTCCTTATATCTACAAGTCTCCTCCATCACAATCCCCATTGCCACCCTCTCCTTATACTTACAAGTCTCCTCCACCATCATTCCCATCACCACCCCCTCCTTATATCTACAAGTCTCCTCCATCACCATCCTCAACACCACCCCCTCCTTATAATAACaagtctcctccaccaccatcCCCATCACCACCCCCTCCTTATACTAACaagtctcctccaccaccatcTCCATCACCACCCTCTCCTTATatctacaagtcttttccaCCACCATCCCCATCACCATCGTCTCCTCCACTACCATCTCCATCACCACCACCTCCTTATatctacaagtcttttccaCCACCATCTCCATCACCGCCCCCTCCTTATATCTACAAGTCTCCTCCATCACCATCCTCATCACCACCCTCTCCTTATACTTATAAGTCTCCTCCACTAGCATCTCCATCACCACCCCCTCCTTACAAGTCTCCTCCATCACAATCCCCATCACCACCCTCTCCTTATACTTACAAGTCTCCTCCACTACCATCTCCATCACCACCCCCTCCTTATATCTACAAGTCTCCTCCATCACAATCCCCATCACCGCCCTCTCCTTATACTTACAAGTCTCCTCCACTACCATCTCCATCACCACCCCCTCCTTATATCTACAAGTCTCCTCCATCACAATCCCCATCACCACCCTCTCCTTATACTTACaagtctcctccaccaccacccccTCCATATATCTACAAGTCTCCTCCATCACCATCCCCATCACCACCCTCTCCTTATACTTATAAGTCTCCCCCACTACCATCTCCATCACCACCCCCTCCTTATATCTACAAGTCTCCTCCATCACCATCCCCATCACCACCCCTTCCTTATATCTACaagtctcctccaccaccatcCCCATCACCACCCTCTCCTTATACTTACaagtctcctccaccaccatcCCCATCACCACCCTCTCCTCCACTACCATCTCCATCACCACCCCCTCCTTATATCTACAAGTCTCCTCCATCACCATCCCCATCACCACCCTCTCCTTATACTTATAAGTCTCCTCCACTACCATCTCCATCACCACCCCCTCCTTACAAGTCTCCTCCAACACAATCCCTATCACCACCCTCTTCTTATACTTACaagtctcctccaccaccatcCCCATCACCACCCTCTCCTTATATCTACAAGTCTCCTCCATCACCATCCCCATCACCACCCTCTCCTTATATTTATAAGTCTCCCCCACTACCATCCCCATCACCACCCCCTCCTTATATCTACAAGTCTCCTCCATCACCATCCCCATCACCACCCCCTCCTTATATCTACaagtctcctccaccaccatcCCCATCACCACCCTCTCCTCCACTACCATCTCCATCACCACCCCCTCCTTATATCTACAAGTCTCCTCCATCACCATCCCCATCACCACCCTCTCCTTATACTTATAAGTCTCCTCCACTACCATCTTCATCACCACCCCCTCCTTACAAGTCTCCTCCAACACAATCCCCATCACCACCCTCTTCTTATACTTACaagtctcctccaccaccatcCCCATCACCACCCTCTCCTTATATCTACAAGTCTCCTCCATCACCATCCCCATCACCACCCTCTCCTTATATTTATAAGTCTCCCCCACTACCATCCTCATCACCACCCCCTCCTTATATCTACAAGTCTCCTCCATCACCATCCCCATCACCACCCCCTCCATATATCTACaagtctcctccaccaccatcCCCATCACCACCCTCTCCTCCACTACCATCTCCATCACCACCCCCTCCTTATATCTACAAGTCTCCTCCATCACCACCCTCTCCTTATACTTATAAGTCTCCTCCACTACCATCTTCATCACCACCCCCTCCTTACAAGTCTCCTCCATCACAATCCCCATCACCACCCTCTCCTTATACTTACAAGTCTCCTCCACTACCATCTCCATCACCACCCCCTCCTTATATCTACAAGTCTCCTCCACTACCATCTCCATCACCACCCCCTCCTTATATCTACAAGTCTCCTCCATCACAATCCCTATCACCACCCTCTCCTTATACTTACAAGTCTCCTCCATTACCATCTCCATCACCACCCCCTCCTTATATCTACAAGTCTCCTCCATCACAATCCCCATCACCACCCTCTCCTTATACTTACaagtctcctccaccaccatcCCCATCACCACCCCCTCCTTATATCTACAAGTCTCCTCCATCACCATCCCCATCACCACCCCCTCCTTATATCTACAAGTCTCCTCCATCACCATCCCCATCACCACCCTCTCCTTATACTTACaagtctcctccaccaccatcCCCATCATCACCCCCTCCTTATATCTACAAGTCTCCTCCATCACCACCCTCTCCTTATACTTATAAGTCTCCTCCACTACCATCTCCATCACCACCCCCTCCTTATATCTACAAGTCTCCTCCATCACCATCCCCATCAACACCCTCTCCTTATACTTACaagtctcctccaccaccatcCCCATCACCACCCCCTCCTTATatctacaagtcttttccaTCACCACCCCCTCCTTATATCTACAAGTCTCCTCCATCACCATCCCTATCACCACCCTCTCCTTATACTTATAAGTCTCCTCCACTACCATCTCCATCACCACCCTCTCCTTATATTTACAAGTCTCCTCCATCACCATCCCCATCACCACCCCCTCCTTATATCTACAAGTCTCCTCCATCACCATCCTCTTCACCACCCCCTCCTTATACTAACaagtctcctccaccaccatcCCCATCACCACCCCCTCCTTATATCTACAAGTCTTTCCCACCACCATCCCCATCACCACCCCCTCCTTATATCTACAAGTATCCTCCATCATCATCCTCATCACCACCCTTTCCTTATACTAACAAGTCTCCTCCATCACCATTCCCATCACCACCCCCTCCTTATACTTACAAGTCTCCTCCACTAGCATCTCCATCACCACCCCCTCCTTATATCTACAAGTCTCCTTCATCACCATCCCAATCACCACCCCCTCCTTATACTTACAAGTCTCCTCCATCACCATCCTCATCACCACCCTTTCCTTATGTCTACAAGTCTCCTCCATCACCATCCCCATCACCACCCCCTCCTTATACTTACAAGTCTCCTCCACTACCATCCCCATCACCACCCCCTCCTTATATCTACAAGTCTCCTCCATCACCATTTTCATCACCACCCCCTCCTTATGTCTACAAGTCTCCTCCACTACCATCTCCATCACCACCCCCTCCTTATATCTACAAGTCTCCTTCATCACCATCGCAATCACCACCCCCTCCTTATACTTACAAGTCTCCTTCACCACCATCCCCATTACCACCCTCTCCTTATGTCTTCAAGTCTCCTCCATCACCATCCTCATCACCACCCTCTCCTTATACTTATAAGTCTCCTCCACTGCCATCTCTATCACCACCCCCTCCTTATATCTACAAGTCTCCTTCATCACCATCCCAATCACCACCCCCTCCTTATACTTACAAGTCTCCTTCACCACCATCCCCAACACCACCTTCTCCATATGTCTACAAGTCTCCCCCGCCATCATCTCCATCACCACCCCCTCCTTATATCTACAAGTCTCCTCCATCACCATTCTCATCACCACCCCCTCCTTATACTTACAAGTCTCTTCCACTACCATCTCCATCACCACCCCCTCCTTCTATCTACAAATCTCCTCCATCACCATTCCCGTCACCACCCCCTCCTTATACTTACAAGTCTCCTCTACCACCATCTCCATCACCACCCCCTCCTTATACTTACAAGTCTCCTCCATCACCGTCCTCATCACCACCCCGTCCTTATACGTACAAGTCTCCTACACCATCATCCCCATCACCACCCCCTCCTTATATCTACAAGTCTCCTCCATCATCATTCTCATCACCACCCCCTCCTTATACTTACAAGTCTCCTCTACCACCGTCTCCATCACCACCCCCTCCTTATACTTACAAATCTCCTCCATCACCATCCTCATCACCACCCCCTCCTTATACTTACAAGTCCCCACCATCACCATCCCCATCCCCACCCGCTCCTTATATCTACAAGTCCCCACCATCACCACCCCCTCCTTATATCTACAAGTCTCCATCACCACCCCCTCCATATATCTACAAGTCTCCACCATCACCATCCCCATCACCACCCGCTCCTTATATCTACAAGTCTCCATCAACACCTCCTCCATATATCTACAAGTCCCCACCATCACCATCCCCATCACCACCCGCTCCTTATATCTACAAGTCTCCACCATCACCATCCTCGTCACCACCCGCTCCTTATATCTACAAGTCCCCATCACCACCATCCCCATCACCACCCCCTCCATATATCTACAAGTCCCCACCACTACCGTCCTCATCACCACCCCCTCCATATATCTACAAGTCTTCACCATCACCATTCTCATCACCACCCGCTCCTTATATCTACAAGTCTCCATCAACACCTCCTCCATATATCTACAAGTCCCCACCATCACCATCCCCATCACCACCCGCTCCATATATCTACAAGTCCCCACCATCACCATTCTTATCAACACCCGCTCCTTATATCTACAAGTCCCCATCACCACCCCCTCCTTATATCTACAAGTCCCCACCTTCACCATTCTCATCACCACCCGCTCCTTATATCTACAAGTCCCCACCATCACCATTCTCATCACCACCCGCTCCTTATATCTACAAGTCCCCACCATCACCATTCTCATCACCACCCGCTCCTTATATCTACAAGTCCCCACCATCACCATCCCCATCACCACCCGCTCCTTATATCTACAAGTCCCCACCATCACCATTCCCATCACCACCCGCCCCTTATATCTACAAGTCTCCACCATCACCACCCGCTCCTTATATCTACAAGTCCCCACCATCACCCCCTCCATATATCTACAAGTTCCCACCATCACCATCCTCATCACCACCCGCTCCTTATATCTACAAGTCCCCACCATCACCATTTTTATCACCACCCGCTCCTTATATCTACAAGTCCGCATCACCACCCCCTCCATATATCTACAAGTCTCCATCATCACCATCCCCATCACCACCCGCTCCTTATATCTACAAGTCCCCAACACCACCATCCTCATCACCACCCCCTCCATATATCTACAAGTCCCCACCATCACCATCCCCATTACCACGCACTCCTTATATCTACAAGTCCCCACCACCAACATCCCCATCAACACCCCCTCCATATATTTACAAGTCTCCACCTCCAACTCCTCCTGCAACAATCTACTAA